In Pseudomonas sp. ADAK2, the genomic window CCGGTAGTCATGGGCCTGGCCGGGCGCCGGCGCTGAATCCTCCGCCTTGTACTCGTAGCCAATGTGTTCGCCGTGGGCGTTCAAGCTTTCCTGCAACAACCACGAGGCCACACGTTGCGGGTCTTGCGGGTCGGCCACCCGTGCGGTGTCGGCTTTGCCGAACAGGTGCAGGCTGCCGTCGACGCCGTGTACCAGCCAGAAACCCTGAGGGTTGGCGTCCGAGCGCCAGAATTCGATCAGCTCGAAGGCTGATTCGACGCGCGGGTAATAACGCACCACGTTGTGCGGACCAATCGGCAAGCCGCGGTATTGGGTTTCGGTCCGGGACTTGATCGCCCCCTGTTCATCACGCTCGGGGCGCCACTGCTGGCCGTCGTGGCCGATCATCACATCATCGTCGAGGTAGCGCGGCACACCCTTGCTGGTCTGGCGGGAAATCGCGCTGTGGTGGATACCCCAGCCGATCCCGAACGAGCCATTGCCGGACAGGCTGTCGTAGCGCAGCATCAGGCTCGGGTCGAAGCCACGCCCGGCCGACAGCGGCAAAGGCAGCTCGAATGAAGCACTGCCGGTAAAACCGACCGGCCCCCAGCTTTTACCCACGGTGGCAATCGAGGCACTCCGGGAAATGGAGGGCGTGGTGATGCTCAGCGACGCTTGGTCTTCCATTTTGCTTGATCCTGTCTCGAGCCTGCTCCGTGTCGGTAACAGGTGTCGTGGTAGATCAACGCTATCAAGATGACGGCTGCGCGTAACCTGTCAGATCTGACAGGTGGACTTGGGTTTTCTAGAACGAATAGCTTGGCAATCGTGGCTGTTTATAACGAGCGGTCAAACGGCAGGCAAAAAAAACGGCCGGGTCATCTGGAGAGACGACCCGGCCGTGTCTGGTGGGTGAAGCGCTTACTGCACTTCGACCGCCAGGCTTTCACTGATCTTTTTCTGCCAGATCGCAGGACCGGTGATGTGTACCGACTCACCGTTGCTATCTACGGCAACGGTGACCGGCATGTCTTTGACGTCGAACTCGTAGATGGCTTCCATCCCCAGTTCGGCGAACGCCACGACGCGGGATTTCTTGATCGCTTGCGCCACCAGGTAAGCCGCTCCGCCGACTGCCATCAGGTACACGGCCTTGTGGTCCTTGATCGCTTCGATCGCGGTCGGGCCGCGCTCGGATTTGCCGATCATGCCCAGCAGGCCGGTTTGCTCGAGGATCTGACGGGTGAACTTGTCCATCCGCGTCGCGGTGGTCGGACCGGCAGGCCCAACCACTTCTTCGCGCACCGGATCAACCGGGCCGACGTAGTAGATGAAGCGACCTTTCAGATCCACCGGCAGGGTTTCACCCTTGTTCAGCATCTCGACCATGCGCTTGTGCGCGGCGTCGCGACCGGTGAGCATCTTGCCGTTGAGCAGCACGGTTTCGCCCGGCTTCCAGCTTTGCACGTCTTCCGGGGTCAGGGTGTCGAGGTTGACACGACGGGCCGATGGGCCGGCTTCCCAGACGATTTCCGGGTAGGCGTCCAGCGGTGGCGCTTCCAGCGAAGCCGGGCCGGAACCGTCGAGCACGAAGTGCGCGTGACGGGTGGCGGCGCAGTTCGGGATCATGCACACCGGCAACGAAGCGGCGTGGGTCGGGTAATCCATGATCTTCACGTCGAGCACGGTGGTCAGGCCACCCAGGCCCTGGGCGCCGATGCCCAGTTGGTTGACCTTTTCGAACAGCTCCAGGCGCATCTCTTCGATACGGTTGGACGGGCCGCGCTTTTTCAGCTCGTGAATGTCGATGGATTCCATCAACACTTCCTTGGCCATCACTGCGGCTTTCTCGGCGGTGCCGCCGATGCCGATGCCGAGCATGCCCGGTGGGCACCAGCCGGCGCCCATGGTTGGCACGGTCTTCAGCACCCAGTCGACGATCGAGTCGGACGGGTTGAGCATGGCCATCTTCGATTTGTTTTCGGAGCCGCCGCCCTTGGCCGCCACGTCCACTTCCACGGTGTTACCCGGAACGATGGAGTAGTGGATCACGGCCGGGGTGTTGTCCTTGGTGTTTTTCCGAGCGCCCGCCGGGTCGGCGAGGATCGAGGCACGCAGGACGTTTTCCGGCAGGTTGTACGCCTGGCGCACGCCTTGGTTGATCATGTCGTCCAGGCTCATGGTCGCGCCATCCCAACGCACGTCCATGCCCACACGGACAAACACGGTGACGATGCCGGTGTCCTGGCAGATCGGACGGTGGCCGGTGGCGCACATGCGCGAGTTGATCAGGATTTGCGCCATCGAATCACGGGCCGCTGGCGATTCTTCGCGCAGGTAGGCTTCGTGCATCGCCTGAATGAAGTCAACGGGGTGGTAATAGGAAATGAACTGCAGGGCGTCGGCAACGC contains:
- a CDS encoding fumarate hydratase → MTVIKQDDLIQSVADALQFISYYHPVDFIQAMHEAYLREESPAARDSMAQILINSRMCATGHRPICQDTGIVTVFVRVGMDVRWDGATMSLDDMINQGVRQAYNLPENVLRASILADPAGARKNTKDNTPAVIHYSIVPGNTVEVDVAAKGGGSENKSKMAMLNPSDSIVDWVLKTVPTMGAGWCPPGMLGIGIGGTAEKAAVMAKEVLMESIDIHELKKRGPSNRIEEMRLELFEKVNQLGIGAQGLGGLTTVLDVKIMDYPTHAASLPVCMIPNCAATRHAHFVLDGSGPASLEAPPLDAYPEIVWEAGPSARRVNLDTLTPEDVQSWKPGETVLLNGKMLTGRDAAHKRMVEMLNKGETLPVDLKGRFIYYVGPVDPVREEVVGPAGPTTATRMDKFTRQILEQTGLLGMIGKSERGPTAIEAIKDHKAVYLMAVGGAAYLVAQAIKKSRVVAFAELGMEAIYEFDVKDMPVTVAVDSNGESVHITGPAIWQKKISESLAVEVQ